The following coding sequences lie in one Deltaproteobacteria bacterium genomic window:
- a CDS encoding site-specific DNA-methyltransferase — protein sequence MSSNSEVPLLREDPARSYHVPCPVTDHDLHDNRLIFGDNLLALKALEPEFTGKIKCIYIDPPYNTGSAFVHYADSLERSLWLRFIEARLAVLWALLREDGLLAVQIDDNEFARLFLLMAEVCGEHNLKVIAVKMAEPTGVKMAHVINSGGIPRLKEYLILAGKSGIRGLDVERVPKDRWDPEYKLVLDNMSRAELLELKAIIMKEARSAADMGRADHLCARFVFATTDVVCRRETGGPFTESWLRRNAWRIVRTVATSSNAKRLADAKRELVRHGAGAFVVETPKRKLYVMKTDYNAATAQPRMRVLFADDYLTVHPGDFWQDIKTTGLGDEGGVDFTNGKKPEALLKRIVGMSTQPGDWVLDAFAGSGTTGAVAHKMGRRWIMIEVGDHCHTHLIPRLTKVIDGTDKGGVTETVGWKGGGGFRYFRVEPTLRPGILFMEI from the coding sequence ATGTCCTCCAATTCCGAAGTGCCCCTTCTGCGGGAAGATCCCGCTCGCTCCTATCACGTACCGTGCCCTGTCACCGACCACGACCTCCACGACAACCGTCTCATCTTTGGTGACAATCTGCTCGCCCTTAAAGCGTTGGAGCCGGAGTTCACCGGCAAGATCAAGTGCATCTACATCGACCCGCCGTACAACACGGGCAGCGCGTTCGTGCATTATGCCGACTCGCTAGAGCGTTCGCTGTGGCTGCGCTTCATCGAAGCCCGTCTGGCGGTGCTGTGGGCGTTGCTGCGCGAGGATGGCCTCTTGGCCGTGCAAATCGACGATAACGAGTTCGCCCGGCTGTTCTTGCTCATGGCGGAGGTGTGCGGCGAACATAATCTCAAAGTCATCGCGGTGAAGATGGCGGAGCCGACCGGAGTGAAAATGGCGCACGTCATCAATAGCGGCGGGATTCCTCGACTGAAGGAATACCTTATCCTAGCTGGCAAGTCCGGCATCCGTGGGCTCGATGTCGAGCGGGTGCCCAAGGACAGGTGGGACCCTGAGTATAAACTTGTGCTGGACAATATGAGCAGGGCAGAGCTGCTGGAGTTGAAGGCGATCATCATGAAGGAAGCCCGCTCGGCCGCTGACATGGGACGCGCCGATCATCTCTGCGCCCGGTTCGTCTTTGCCACCACAGATGTCGTCTGCCGTCGCGAGACCGGGGGGCCGTTCACGGAAAGCTGGCTGCGTAGGAACGCCTGGCGGATCGTGCGGACGGTGGCGACGAGTAGCAATGCTAAACGTCTGGCCGATGCGAAACGCGAACTGGTCAGACACGGTGCCGGGGCTTTTGTGGTCGAGACGCCCAAGCGCAAGCTGTACGTTATGAAAACCGACTACAATGCCGCGACTGCGCAACCTCGTATGCGCGTGTTGTTCGCGGACGATTACCTGACGGTCCATCCCGGCGATTTTTGGCAAGACATTAAAACTACAGGCTTGGGTGACGAAGGCGGAGTGGATTTTACTAACGGGAAGAAGCCGGAAGCGTTGCTCAAACGCATCGTCGGCATGTCCACCCAGCCGGGAGACTGGGTGCTGGATGCGTTCGCCGGTTCCGGCACGACTGGTGCCGTGGCCCATAAGATGGGCCGGCGCTGGATCATGATCGAAGTAGGCGATCATTGCCACACGCATCTCATTCCTCGGCTGACAAAGGTTATCGATGGCACGGATAAAGGCGGTGTCACGGAAACCGTGGGCTGGAAAGGCGGCGGTGGGTTCCGCTATTTTCGGGTGGAGCCGACGCTGCGACCTGGTATTTTGTTCATGGAAATTTGA
- a CDS encoding type II toxin-antitoxin system VapC family toxin, translating to MSYFDSNYLFRLYWEDPGFVEVRACASRFPSLSCAVHGRVEVISTCHRKFREGAASNEQFRLLVQQFQNDCAQSAFTWLPLTSAVFQRVEEAYLHAPASTFLRAADALHLACAREYGFTEIYSNDRHLLAAAPLFALTGVNVIPRS from the coding sequence ATGAGTTATTTCGATTCCAATTACCTTTTTCGTCTGTACTGGGAAGATCCTGGATTTGTCGAGGTGCGGGCATGTGCTTCTCGCTTTCCTTCTCTTTCCTGCGCCGTGCATGGCCGGGTTGAGGTTATTTCTACCTGCCACCGCAAGTTTCGCGAGGGTGCCGCCTCCAATGAGCAATTTCGTTTGCTTGTTCAGCAATTCCAAAACGACTGTGCCCAAAGCGCCTTCACGTGGCTACCGCTCACCTCGGCAGTGTTCCAGCGCGTCGAAGAGGCGTATTTGCACGCTCCTGCCAGCACCTTCCTGCGCGCCGCCGATGCACTGCATCTTGCCTGCGCCCGTGAATACGGGTTCACGGAAATTTACTCGAATGACCGTCATCTCCTTGCCGCCGCGCCATTATTTGCCCTCACCGGTGTCAACGTGATTCCCAGAAGTTGA
- a CDS encoding DUF433 domain-containing protein, with protein MMVPIPFQHIGKGVYSLAEAERLVKIPRQRISRWTRGYTYRYKGEAHRTPPLIACDVEPAAEKGPILSFLDLLEVRFLDAFLMHGVSRKAVRIAALNARELLGRHHPFSTRMFKTDGRSIFAEIAKGTDDKHLLDVVKNQFVFVQVISPSLYAGIEFGESNDPQRWWPLGKKRSVVIDPERGFGAPIVARSGVPTRILATAFKTEGSAEFVAKWCEVSEREVRDAVKFEEQLAA; from the coding sequence GTGATGGTTCCCATCCCGTTTCAACATATTGGCAAAGGCGTTTACAGCCTCGCAGAGGCGGAACGTCTCGTCAAAATTCCTCGGCAGCGTATCAGCCGCTGGACCCGAGGCTACACGTATCGGTACAAAGGCGAAGCGCATCGTACCCCCCCACTTATTGCCTGCGATGTGGAACCAGCCGCCGAGAAGGGACCGATTCTGAGCTTTCTCGATCTTCTGGAAGTTCGGTTTCTCGATGCCTTTTTGATGCATGGCGTAAGCCGCAAAGCGGTCAGAATTGCGGCGTTGAATGCGCGGGAACTGTTGGGACGGCATCATCCGTTTTCGACCCGCATGTTCAAGACCGACGGGCGCTCCATTTTTGCAGAGATCGCCAAGGGAACGGATGACAAACACTTGCTCGATGTGGTGAAGAACCAATTCGTTTTCGTGCAAGTTATTAGTCCTTCCCTCTATGCCGGCATAGAGTTTGGGGAGTCCAATGACCCCCAGCGCTGGTGGCCTCTAGGGAAAAAACGCTCTGTCGTGATCGATCCCGAAAGAGGATTTGGGGCTCCGATTGTCGCGCGTAGTGGGGTGCCGACCAGGATTCTCGCGACTGCTTTCAAGACCGAAGGATCGGCTGAGTTTGTCGCCAAGTGGTGCGAAGTGTCCGAACGCGAAGTGCGCGATGCCGTGAAATTCGAAGAACAACTTGCCGCGTGA
- a CDS encoding DUF5615 family PIN-like protein: protein MKLVVDMNLSPVWLPVLQAAGHEALHWSTTGDPRAEDSEIMAWARQNGYVVFTPTRNGSWQSFSNGRC, encoded by the coding sequence ATGAAGCTAGTCGTGGACATGAATCTATCCCCTGTGTGGTTGCCAGTGCTGCAAGCCGCCGGGCACGAAGCATTGCATTGGTCGACTACGGGCGATCCACGGGCCGAGGATAGCGAAATAATGGCGTGGGCGCGGCAGAACGGTTATGTAGTTTTCACTCCGACTCGGAACGGAAGCTGGCAGTCATTCTCGAACGGGAGGTGTTGA
- a CDS encoding DUF433 domain-containing protein, whose translation MKTLKRITLNPAVMGGRPCIRGLRVTVGTVVGLLASGHSREKILTLYPYLEAEDIDEALAYAAWRAEEAELPLASA comes from the coding sequence ATGAAAACCTTGAAACGCATCACATTGAACCCGGCCGTGATGGGTGGACGACCGTGCATTCGTGGGCTCCGCGTAACAGTGGGCACAGTCGTTGGCTTGCTAGCATCGGGGCACTCGCGCGAGAAGATATTGACGCTCTATCCGTATTTAGAGGCCGAAGATATTGACGAAGCACTTGCCTACGCGGCTTGGCGAGCAGAAGAAGCCGAGTTGCCATTAGCATCGGCATGA
- a CDS encoding site-specific DNA-methyltransferase, with protein sequence MTRKHKLELTWIGKEHRPKLEPRILLEDPEKSHYAPHRVTDHDLFDNRLIFGDNLLALKALEQEFTGKIKCIYIDPPYNTGSAFEHYDDGIEHSLWLSLMRDRLEILQQLLSRDGLIFCSIDNVELFYTGVLLDEVFGRENRIELFVWKKSYGGGAKSRYVVNQSEFILCYAKEIEQVSPLFLPPDAKALKYYKYKDEHFGTRGPHRLQPLATTSNDERPNLRYPIKYRGQDIWPEKQWQWSAERVQKAVEDNGLVFTERNGKVTVSYKQYLRDEEGEERRTKPTSIIDGFYTQHGTYEGVALFGQERKFQFPKPEGLLHYLLSMATQPGDWVLDSFAGSGTTGAVAHKMGRRWIMVELGEHCHTHIIPRLKKVIDGTDQGGISKAVGWQGGGGFRYFRLAPSLLEKDKWDNWVINKTYNPEMLAEAVCKLEGFTYAPSDAVYWQHGHSTESDFIYVTTQNLSHEQLQQLSDEVGENRTLLVLCAAFRGKADSYANLTIKKIPTAVLSRCEWGHDDYSLKVENLPKAPPKPGQMELDFA encoded by the coding sequence GTGACCCGCAAGCACAAACTCGAACTGACCTGGATTGGCAAAGAGCACCGGCCCAAGCTGGAACCGCGCATCTTGCTGGAAGATCCAGAGAAGTCTCACTACGCCCCGCACCGTGTCACCGACCACGACCTTTTCGACAACCGCCTCATCTTCGGTGACAATCTCCTCGCACTCAAAGCCCTCGAACAAGAGTTCACCGGCAAGATCAAATGCATCTACATCGATCCGCCGTACAATACGGGGAGCGCTTTTGAGCACTATGATGATGGCATCGAGCATTCCTTGTGGCTTTCGCTGATGCGGGACCGGCTGGAGATTCTGCAGCAGCTTCTCTCGCGCGACGGTTTAATTTTTTGCTCAATCGACAATGTGGAATTATTCTACACGGGTGTTTTGCTTGATGAAGTATTTGGACGCGAGAATCGCATTGAACTTTTCGTTTGGAAAAAAAGCTATGGTGGGGGTGCAAAATCAAGATATGTCGTGAACCAAAGCGAATTTATCCTCTGCTATGCCAAGGAGATTGAGCAAGTTTCCCCTCTGTTTCTTCCTCCCGACGCGAAGGCCCTAAAGTACTACAAATACAAAGATGAACATTTCGGAACTCGCGGTCCCCATCGTCTTCAACCGCTGGCGACTACAAGTAATGATGAACGTCCTAATCTACGTTACCCAATCAAATATAGAGGCCAAGACATCTGGCCTGAGAAGCAATGGCAGTGGTCAGCAGAAAGAGTTCAAAAAGCGGTGGAGGATAATGGGCTCGTGTTTACAGAACGAAACGGAAAGGTGACGGTTTCCTACAAACAGTACTTGCGTGATGAAGAAGGAGAAGAACGTCGGACAAAGCCAACCTCAATTATAGATGGGTTTTACACACAACACGGGACCTATGAGGGCGTTGCCCTGTTCGGGCAGGAGAGAAAGTTTCAGTTTCCCAAGCCCGAAGGGTTGCTGCATTATCTATTGTCGATGGCGACGCAACCCGGCGACTGGGTCCTCGACTCCTTCGCTGGCTCCGGCACCACTGGCGCAGTAGCGCACAAGATGGGTCGGCGCTGGATCATGGTCGAGTTGGGTGAGCATTGCCATACGCATATCATCCCACGGCTGAAAAAAGTCATTGATGGCACGGACCAAGGCGGCATCTCCAAAGCTGTGGGTTGGCAAGGCGGCGGCGGGTTCCGCTACTTTCGCCTTGCGCCGTCGCTTCTGGAGAAAGACAAGTGGGATAATTGGGTTATCAACAAAACCTACAACCCCGAGATGCTGGCCGAGGCGGTGTGTAAGCTCGAAGGGTTCACCTACGCGCCGAGCGATGCGGTTTACTGGCAGCACGGACATTCCACCGAGAGCGATTTCATCTATGTCACCACACAAAATCTGAGCCACGAGCAGCTTCAGCAGTTGAGCGACGAAGTGGGAGAGAATCGGACATTGCTCGTGCTCTGCGCCGCCTTCCGTGGCAAAGCCGACAGCTATGCGAATCTGACCATTAAAAAGATTCCCACCGCCGTCCTCTCCCGTTGCGAATGGGGTCACGACGACTACAGCCTCAAGGTCGAGAACCTACCCAAGGCACCGCCAAAACCGGGGCAGATGGAACTTGACTTTGCTTGA
- a CDS encoding carboxymuconolactone decarboxylase family protein has protein sequence MKINTPRVAPLDESQWNDTVKNTLREIKVGQGEVPNIFKTLAHHPDLLRRWLVFGNHVLFKSTIPARERELIILRIGWLCEAEYEWAQHVRIGKQASLTDDEVHRIKVGPTAKGWSERDAFLLKATDELFKDAFITDATWQGLSEHYNVQQLMDIVFAVGQYNLVSMALNTLGVQLDPGLATSFENT, from the coding sequence ATGAAAATTAACACCCCCCGCGTGGCGCCGCTCGACGAGTCGCAGTGGAACGACACGGTAAAGAACACGCTACGCGAAATTAAAGTCGGCCAAGGGGAAGTGCCCAACATCTTCAAGACCCTGGCCCACCACCCGGACCTACTCCGCCGCTGGCTGGTGTTCGGCAACCATGTACTCTTCAAATCGACTATCCCCGCGCGCGAACGCGAGCTGATTATCTTGCGCATCGGTTGGTTGTGCGAAGCCGAATACGAGTGGGCGCAGCATGTGCGCATCGGCAAACAGGCAAGTCTCACCGATGACGAAGTCCATCGCATCAAGGTCGGACCGACGGCGAAAGGCTGGAGCGAACGCGATGCGTTCCTCCTCAAAGCCACTGACGAGCTGTTCAAAGACGCCTTCATTACCGACGCGACGTGGCAGGGGCTCAGCGAGCACTACAACGTGCAGCAGTTAATGGACATCGTGTTTGCCGTGGGACAGTACAACTTGGTGTCGATGGCGCTGAACACATTGGGTGTGCAGCTCGATCCGGGATTGGCTACGTCGTTCGAGAATACGTGA
- a CDS encoding DUF559 domain-containing protein — MIRYDAKLKDSSRALRTHLTDSEQLLWSRLRRKQLLGVQFYRQKPLDRFIVDFYAPRVRLVVEVDGSQHFGAEQVEYDSQRTAVLESQGLRILRFTNLEVLQETEAVVEAIYGAVLEAKNPPRFALPPLQKGACGSPPLTKEGQGGFKN, encoded by the coding sequence ATGATTCGCTACGATGCAAAGCTGAAAGACTCGTCACGCGCCCTGCGCACTCATCTTACCGATAGCGAACAACTCCTCTGGTCACGACTCCGGCGAAAGCAGCTTCTCGGAGTGCAATTCTACCGCCAAAAACCGCTTGATCGTTTCATTGTGGATTTTTATGCCCCTCGTGTTCGATTGGTTGTTGAAGTGGACGGCTCCCAGCATTTTGGCGCAGAGCAAGTCGAGTACGACAGCCAACGCACCGCAGTTCTAGAGAGTCAGGGACTGCGAATCTTACGGTTCACTAATCTTGAAGTGCTGCAAGAGACCGAAGCTGTAGTGGAAGCAATCTACGGAGCGGTGCTGGAAGCGAAAAATCCTCCGCGCTTTGCGCTGCCCCCTTTACAAAAGGGGGCATGCGGGTCCCCTCCTTTGACAAAGGAGGGACAGGGAGGATTTAAGAATTGA
- a CDS encoding LLM class flavin-dependent oxidoreductase, whose product MDIGIFYEIQVASPLKHREREYQVFHQVMDQVVAAEQSGFDSFWTVEHHFQPGFAHASAPEVIYGAVSQRTSKIRIGHGVVLLPFPYNHPVRVAERVATLDILSHGRVEMGTGRSITVQELGGFGIPHNETRARWEEALDIITTIWKSKDGTFSHQGKYFNIPERTVVPMPIQKPHPPIWVASTSKETHVVAGQKGLGLLSFTLLVAPEELGRRVQMYREAIKTAQPPGAFVNNKAGAFALVHCADTDKQAQEEANRSFMSYVATTLQSTAPVLEARKSGQTLDQISAAGPKPVREYEGVDPGKVDLQFLIDNGMCVVGNPDTCIKQMERIQQAANLDLFLCMMQFWGIPHEKTMHAIDLYGKYVIPYFKKKYA is encoded by the coding sequence ATGGACATCGGCATTTTCTATGAAATCCAGGTCGCGAGTCCACTCAAACATCGCGAGCGCGAATATCAAGTCTTTCATCAGGTGATGGATCAAGTCGTGGCGGCGGAACAGTCAGGGTTCGATTCGTTCTGGACAGTGGAGCATCACTTTCAGCCGGGGTTCGCCCATGCCTCGGCACCCGAGGTGATTTATGGCGCCGTCAGTCAACGCACCTCGAAAATCCGCATCGGCCACGGAGTCGTGCTGCTGCCTTTCCCCTACAACCATCCCGTGCGCGTCGCCGAACGGGTCGCCACGCTCGACATCCTGAGCCATGGCCGTGTGGAAATGGGCACCGGACGCTCGATCACCGTGCAGGAACTCGGCGGGTTCGGCATTCCCCACAATGAGACCCGCGCGCGCTGGGAAGAAGCGCTCGATATCATCACCACCATCTGGAAGAGCAAAGACGGCACGTTCTCCCATCAAGGCAAATACTTCAACATCCCGGAGCGCACGGTCGTGCCCATGCCGATCCAGAAGCCGCATCCTCCCATCTGGGTAGCGAGCACGAGCAAGGAGACGCACGTCGTCGCCGGACAAAAAGGCCTGGGGTTGCTCTCGTTCACGTTGCTCGTGGCACCGGAAGAACTCGGTCGCCGGGTGCAGATGTACCGCGAGGCCATTAAAACCGCGCAGCCGCCCGGGGCCTTCGTGAATAATAAAGCCGGAGCGTTTGCGCTCGTGCACTGTGCCGACACCGACAAACAAGCGCAGGAAGAAGCGAATCGGTCGTTCATGTCGTATGTGGCCACGACGCTGCAATCGACTGCGCCGGTGCTCGAAGCGCGCAAAAGCGGACAAACCCTGGACCAAATCTCCGCCGCCGGCCCGAAGCCGGTGCGCGAGTATGAAGGTGTCGATCCCGGCAAAGTCGATCTTCAGTTCCTGATCGATAACGGCATGTGTGTGGTCGGCAATCCCGACACCTGCATCAAACAGATGGAGCGCATTCAGCAGGCGGCCAATCTCGACCTCTTCCTGTGCATGATGCAGTTTTGGGGCATTCCGCACGAGAAAACCATGCACGCCATCGATCTCTACGGCAAATACGTCATTCCCTATTTCAAGAAAAAATACGCCTAG